DNA from Marinagarivorans cellulosilyticus:
CAATAATGATGCTTTTGTTAGCAAAGATATCGGCGGTGGTTACGTCCTGCCAGCGAAAGGGGTTTTCGTGTTGAATGCTAGCATCGCGAACGCGGGTTTTAAAAGTAACGTTAGGGACATTTTTCATGGTTTGGCCTCTGGGTTGTTTATTAACTTGTAGGTTTAGAATAGGCGCTTTTTTTGTATAGGTAAAATCAATTAATAATATGGGGTTGATAGTATTTTTGATGTTTTAGGGGCGCAGTTAGCGTTTACCGCTTGCGCAATGCAAAAAAAGAACACACATAGGCCCCACGCTTAATGCTTTATAAACGTTGGGAGCAATGGGGCTTTGTGCCATTGCATCGTGTTTTTATGCTGCAACCTAGCGCTTTGTCACAGTATGCGCTGTGCATGGTTCACTTTAACGGGGCATGTTAAGCGTTAGAATATAAGGTCAAAACCTCTTCGCAGCAGTGCGAAGCCAAGACAACAATAATGAATGCAGGCCCATTATGCGTAAAACCCTCCCGATAATCGCCGCCGCTGTACTCAGCGCTGCGTGTACAGGCACTACAACACCGCCAGGCGCATCTGCTGGCACTGATAGTAGTGTTGCGTTTTCGAGTGAAACCCCAAGCTCCAGCAGCGCAATGTCGTCAAGCTCGCTTGCAATGTCGAGCGCTTCTTCAAGCGCCGTGGTTTTGCCAAGCTCATCGAGTGAAATGAGTAGCTCTTCTGTTGCGGCTTCTAGCGAAGCCAACAACTGTGATGCACTTATCGAGGAAGGTGCACGTAATTACACCGGTGGTTCGCCGCTTAACTGCACAATCTGTCATGGTTCGCCAAGCGGTACTGCTACTGATGGCAATACGCCCATCAATATTATCGATGCGCCATATGAACATAAAAAAGATGGTCACAGCGAAGCAGAACTCGATGTGTTTATTGCGAAGTATATGAGTGCCTATTTGCTGGGGGCAAACTCGGTTCCACAGGAATCGGAAGCTGTTGCAGCTTATTTGTATGATGCAGCAGGTTGGGATTGGTGTGCTGATAACACGGAGTCTTCAAGCTCTTCATCCGTCGCGGTCAGCTCATCGTCTGCCCCGACAAATGATAATGCCAAGGTAGTGTATGCCATTAACGTAGGTGGTACAGCTGCGGCCACTTTCGATGGTGTAACTTATGAACCTGCGGGTCCATTAAGCCCACAAGTGGCTGGCGCAACCAACGGCACTAACACTGTTACCGCAAATATTAACGGTACAGATGAAGATGCCCTTTTCCAATCGCAGCGCTATGGTAACTTCACCTTTGAATTACCTGTAACAGCGAGCGAATACAACATTACCTTATACTTTGCAGAAGAGTATGCAGAAGCGGCTGGAACCCGCTTGATGTCTGCAGTTGCAGAAAACAAAACAATAATGAATAACGTGGACTTATTTGATACCCATGGCCGCTTACAGGCGATTACTTACTCGCTTAATGATGTAGGAGTGACTGACGGCAACCTAACCATTGAATTCACTGCTTCAGCAAACCTTGCTACGTTAAGTGGTATTTTGGTGACCAGTGTTGATGGCGCTAAAGGCGAAATTGTCGTTCCACCTAACCCTTGTGACGGTACCGATAACTTCGTTTGCTTGGACTTTGAAGATGTTCAGCAAGGTGATATTCCCAGTGGCTGGAGCTACGATGGGGTGTCGCCAGTAGTAGATACTGCTAAAGCCCGCAGCGGTTCAAAAGCGCTTAAAGCGCAGGGGATGGATTACGGCAGCTCTGGTTATATCACTTATCCCGGTATTCCAAGTAAGCATTGGGGCCGTATGTATTACCAAATGGGTGCGGATTTACAAACTACCAACTATTTGCACATTACATTGGTTGAGCTATTGCCTCTAACCTCCGGCCATGCGGCTCGCGTTGTTGATACTAACTTAGCTAATAACGATCTATCCGCAATGAAATATATCCTCAATGTCGATGCTAATGGTAATGAAGGCGGGCTTGAATCCCCAACTAAATTTAGCTACTACGACGCGGTAGATAAGTGGGTTTGTGTAGAGTGGATGGTTGATCCAGATACCCAAAAAGGTGCTTTATGGGCTGACGGTGAGTTGGCCTACAACGACGTATTGAGGCATCCAAGCCCCAATCAAATACCTTCAGGCAGCTTCGACCAGATCCGCATCGGTATGCGTACTTATAAAGGTGCTAGGAATACAGTTTGGATTGATGATGTTGTAGTTGGTCCCACTCGTATCGGTTGTGACTAAAAGATTCCTGCTGGACTAACCTAGGTTAGTCTAAGCTTGGAAAACCAAAAAGAGCCCTTAGGGCTCTTTTTTTTGGATTATTACATTTACGCCACTGGCGCTATTTCTACGATAATATTAGCGAAGATGCACGTAAACCTATAGCGATAGCAGCCTTTCTTTTTATCGCGCCTGTCCCAGTTTATTAAATTAGATTGAGCTTATAATCCACCGAGGCCAAAGTAAAAAGTCAGGGTGGTTGGGTTGCCGCTTGTCGCAGGCTGAAAGCGGATAAAGTGCTCGACGCTATTATCTGACCTAGCAGCCATTTGCGGCAAACCACGAGTGAAAGCGGATTCTATCGATAATTGATGTTCATTCATTTCGCGATCGACAATCATATCGAGTGGTGCTATCAAGCGGTAATCTTGCTGAACTTTCGGGATGAGTTGGTCGATATTACTAAGTGCTGCTGTAAAGCTTTGCTTAGTCAATTGCTTTATACGATATGTAACTTCGAAGTTATATATGGAGCAATATTTTTGCTCAAGCACAGCAATGTCGCCATTTTTGTATTCGATAGTGTGAGTGACAGTGTGCTCTAAACTTGAGGAGTCGCTACCTTTTACCTCGGGGAGCACGCTGGCATTATCGATTGAATCAATTGAGGTTATAACGGCATGCGGATAGGAGCAGTCTTTCGCTTGGGCATTTTGAACGGGTTGAGCAGAACATGCATTTATGGGCAACAATGTCAGCATTAAATACAGTGTGGCTTTATTTAGCATATTCCTCTAACCCCATCAATAAAACGAATTGGCTGTAAAATTGTGCGCTTGTTATACTCGGATATCGCTTTCCCGTTAGGCTTGATCTCAAGGTGCCAGCAGGAGTTACTTTTGCTTGTTTCGTCAATAAATTTAGTGACATAGCCTTCTTTTTGAAGTGCTTTAAAAGCGTTGGTGAATTTCTGGAGAGAAAAGTTTTTATTCACAGCTCTTGTCGAGTTTAAGCCTATATCAATCACATTCAGTTTTTCATAATCTGGCTTGGGCACGCAATGCAACGATACATGTCTATTTTGCTTGGCTAGCTCGAGAATTTTATCGGTCATCAATTCAATAATTTCATTGTCGTTTTTAGTTTTATTCTTCCGATAGACTTCTAGCACTTCGTCGCCGGCTGAGCCGTATAGATCCATTTTCCGCTGCAGGCTGATCTTGGCGTTCTTCAGAAAGGGAGTGACTGGGGTGTTCCCAATTATTCTTTATATTTCTTGACGTGCCTGCTCTGCTTTTACTGTTTTAGAGATGCCCTCTAGATAATGTTAGTCGGCGAGTCAAATAGCGGTTGTTTTAGGTGTTGAGCTCCTTATGCTTTTGTAGGGCTTTGAAGAGTGCGTGTCCTCGCTTATTAATTCAGCATTCGTTAAGTTGTGATTTGACCTAAACTACAACTTAACTCCTAAGCGTAAGCGATGAATATGGCGTAGATTTGATGCTAAAAACCAGAATCCGACACGGGCAATTCAAGCTAAAGTGATTGATTTTCTATCAATGGGCTTCCTTTGAGTAACAGCATTCCGCCATAAGCTATGCCTTGTAGTGCGCTTATGTCTTGCAGATTTAAGTTGCTCCTTAAGCTCAAATTGTTAGATACAGTGGATAGATTTTTCAATTCAGCTAAATCGATTAGCTCTGGGTGGTTATCAATATAGCAATCACGTAGTGTCAAAATATTTTCTAATCCCTTTAAACTGGCAAGGCTCTTATTGTTTTGGAGTTGAAGTTTTGATTGGATCCCTGTGAGATAACTTAATGCCGATATATCAGTAAGCGCTAGATTGTCGGTAAGCGTTAAGTTGTTTACCGAATCGAGTCCCTCCAAACCAATTAGGCTGGTTAATTTGGGGTTGTTATGAATGAGTAATTCCCCTCCAATATTTTGGAGGGTGGCCAACCCTAGCGTACTTGTGATTTGTGGATTACGTAAAATATTAAACGAAGACGTTACCGACTTAAGCTCCGTTAATCCCATAAGCGATGCGAGCACTTTATTATTTTCGATAATGATTGTTGTTGCCAGCGTTAGGCTACCCAGCCCAGTTAAGTCTTCTAATTGAGCGTTTCCGTTAATGTTAACTTTACCTGCCACAGTCGTGAGGCTACTAAAACCGTCTAGAGTTTTAAGGCTGGGATTACCTTTAATTATCAAATCACCGGATAGAGACGTTAAATATTCAAAGCCGGCTAAAGAATCCAGTTGACTGTTGTTGATTAAATTAATTGATTTTATTTTTGTAACATTGGTAAAAGCTTTAAGTGAAATGGGTACTGGGTAGTCCACTATATTAATTGTTCCGACGGATTTAAGATTTTCGAGCCCGTCTAGGCTTCTAAATCTACTTGGGGCATACGATCGAATACTGAATGACTCTCCAATTTCTTCGAGTGAGCTTAGCCATGCAAGGTTAATAATTTCTCTGTTGTAAATGAACACGCTGCCTAAAACGCTCTTTAAGTTCGATAGAAAACTCAAGCCTAAAGACTCCGAATCATAAATTGTTAAGCTTCCTGTTATTTGAGTAATGTTTTCAAGGCTTTTTAACGATTGATATTTAGCGTCATTAATACGTAATGACCCATCAATGATAGTGCAATTGGCAAGTTCTTCTTCGGCGGAGATGTTGCCGTCGGACAGAAGGCGGTAATCGCCCTTGCAAACAGATGGCGTAGTTTGCTGCGCATCGACTCGTGTTACCCAGCTAAAAGCTAAAGCAACGGTTACAAAAATAGCGAGGTAACGGCAATAAAATTGCGTTGCAAAAACGCTCTTGTCAGCTGGCTTTCTCTCCATATCACTTAACATCAAATGTTACCTCATCCAAACTAATCGGGGGGTGTTCAGCAATCACAATAGTAAATAAATGCGATGATGATATCGAAGGGGCTACCGTTAACTTGAGCTGCATGTACTCTAGTGGTCGTCGGTCTCGTGGGTTGAGTGGATTTAACAGGTCGTCAATGTTCATGCCGTAGACATCTCTCCCGACATAAAACTCGACTTTAAATAAATCATTTAACCGAGTTCCAGCAGGGTAGCGATCAGAAAAGTCAGCGTTACTCATGATGTCCAATGAGGTTAGGTCACGGTATGCCCAGCGTACATAGGGAGAGCATGCGTGCGCAGTAGCAAAA
Protein-coding regions in this window:
- a CDS encoding DUF5034 domain-containing protein, with the protein product MRLSTIIFALLAFTVCGLSGCLGNPCGKGPEDPDHIAGRIGKVAIYNAPKAPNSIEAIALGETIAAHDFIIELRLEPKDGSASSAGYLWSNINLSLFATAHACSPYVRWAYRDLTSLDIMSNADFSDRYPAGTRLNDLFKVEFYVGRDVYGMNIDDLLNPLNPRDRRPLEYMQLKLTVAPSISSSHLFTIVIAEHPPISLDEVTFDVK
- a CDS encoding malectin domain-containing carbohydrate-binding protein, whose product is MRKTLPIIAAAVLSAACTGTTTPPGASAGTDSSVAFSSETPSSSSAMSSSSLAMSSASSSAVVLPSSSSEMSSSSVAASSEANNCDALIEEGARNYTGGSPLNCTICHGSPSGTATDGNTPINIIDAPYEHKKDGHSEAELDVFIAKYMSAYLLGANSVPQESEAVAAYLYDAAGWDWCADNTESSSSSSVAVSSSSAPTNDNAKVVYAINVGGTAAATFDGVTYEPAGPLSPQVAGATNGTNTVTANINGTDEDALFQSQRYGNFTFELPVTASEYNITLYFAEEYAEAAGTRLMSAVAENKTIMNNVDLFDTHGRLQAITYSLNDVGVTDGNLTIEFTASANLATLSGILVTSVDGAKGEIVVPPNPCDGTDNFVCLDFEDVQQGDIPSGWSYDGVSPVVDTAKARSGSKALKAQGMDYGSSGYITYPGIPSKHWGRMYYQMGADLQTTNYLHITLVELLPLTSGHAARVVDTNLANNDLSAMKYILNVDANGNEGGLESPTKFSYYDAVDKWVCVEWMVDPDTQKGALWADGELAYNDVLRHPSPNQIPSGSFDQIRIGMRTYKGARNTVWIDDVVVGPTRIGCD